From one Streptomyces chromofuscus genomic stretch:
- a CDS encoding cytochrome P450, with translation MTQSPLHQILDHANRPDPYPIYAELRKTPVHHEADGPYVISTYHEIRSLLHDPRLSSDVRHLASAAHDPLAESGQEEQTVLPPSFLRLDPPEHDRLRRMANRPFGPPHSPHTVDGMRQELHDIVSGLIDGIGDTGRIDLVDQFSYPFPVTVICRLLGVPREDEARFHGWADTIAASLDPDPDADPAERGKGAHDARMQLGMYLAGLIEERRKQPRDDMLSALATAEGPDGAMTTMELLSTAALLLIAGHETTVNLVTNGMLTLLRNPDVLRRLRAEPRLAVPVVEELLRFEPPVQLLPQRTPLTGIRIHGVTIPKGASVWLVLASGNRDPKRFQNPDRFDPDRRDVQHLGFGSGIHSCFGAPLARLEAQLALSELARRLENPRLLEDPPPYRQNAVLRGPRHLPIACDGIRP, from the coding sequence ATGACGCAATCGCCGCTGCATCAGATCCTGGACCACGCCAACCGCCCCGACCCGTACCCGATCTACGCCGAGCTGCGCAAGACGCCGGTCCACCACGAGGCCGACGGACCGTACGTCATCAGCACCTACCACGAGATCCGCAGCCTCCTGCACGACCCCCGCCTCAGCTCCGACGTCCGCCATCTCGCCTCGGCCGCCCACGATCCGCTGGCGGAGTCCGGCCAGGAGGAGCAGACCGTCCTGCCGCCGAGCTTCCTGCGGCTCGACCCGCCCGAGCACGACCGACTGCGGCGCATGGCGAACCGGCCCTTCGGCCCGCCGCACTCCCCGCACACGGTCGACGGGATGCGCCAGGAGCTGCACGACATCGTCTCCGGCCTCATCGACGGCATCGGCGACACCGGGCGGATCGACCTGGTGGACCAGTTCTCGTACCCGTTCCCGGTGACCGTGATCTGCCGGCTTCTCGGGGTGCCGCGCGAGGACGAGGCCCGCTTCCACGGCTGGGCGGACACCATCGCGGCGAGCCTGGACCCCGATCCGGACGCGGATCCCGCCGAGCGGGGCAAGGGGGCGCACGACGCCCGTATGCAGCTGGGCATGTACCTGGCCGGACTGATCGAGGAGCGCCGCAAGCAGCCCCGGGACGACATGCTGTCCGCGCTGGCGACGGCCGAGGGCCCGGACGGCGCGATGACCACGATGGAACTGCTCAGCACCGCGGCGCTGCTGCTGATCGCGGGGCACGAGACCACCGTCAACCTCGTCACCAACGGCATGCTGACGCTGCTGCGCAACCCGGACGTCCTGCGGCGGCTGCGGGCGGAGCCCCGGCTCGCCGTGCCCGTGGTGGAGGAGTTGCTGCGCTTCGAGCCGCCGGTGCAGCTGCTGCCGCAGCGCACCCCCCTCACCGGCATCCGGATCCACGGCGTCACCATCCCCAAGGGCGCCTCGGTGTGGCTGGTCCTGGCGTCCGGCAACCGTGACCCGAAGCGGTTCCAGAACCCGGACCGCTTCGACCCCGACCGCCGCGACGTCCAGCACCTGGGGTTCGGCAGCGGCATCCACAGCTGCTTCGGCGCGCCGCTCGCCCGCCTGGAGGCCCAGCTCGCCCTGTCGGAACTGGCGCGCAGGCTGGAGAACCCGCGCCTGCTGGAGGATCCGCCCCCGTACCGGCAGAACGCCGTGCTGCGCGGGCCACGGCATCTGCCCATCGCCTGCGACGGGATCCGTCCGTAG